The Hymenobacter sp. 5317J-9 genome has a window encoding:
- a CDS encoding ABC transporter substrate-binding protein has translation MAPFLARWAGFSANWFGLSAGLLTLAGCHDAARPAADERRVFRYNQPEALSSLDPAFARNQANWWAVNQLYSGLVELDSTLLPAPALARRYSISPDGRLYTFVLRRGVRFHDSDVFPGGKGREVKAADFVYSFKRILDAATASTGGWIFRGKILEKPDGSPSDTAFVAANDSTLRIHLKEPFVPFLGILTMPYAYVVPHEAVEKYGKDFREHPVGTGPFRFKLWDEGNILLYERNPSYWRRDQQGKALPYLDAVAISFLPDRKTEFLTFMQGKLDFLSGIRAGSRDLIMHPDGSIREDFKGKFTVQKVPYLNTEYLGIQLDSANLTGEQAVQGRALRDKRVRQALNYALNKPEMLKYLLNGVGDAGTSGFVPAALPSFSEKEVPGYSYQPQKARQLLRAAGYGPQRPLRLRLSTVLERKEIGEYLQKQWADVGVQVQIDINQSAAQQDLVDNGRVAFFAKSWLGDYPDAENYLALFYSPNFSPAGPDKTHFKNAQYDQLYDEARRTQDVARRTALYQAMDRIVVEESPVISLYYDEVVRLTQNNVRGLTPNPMNTLLLERVHKD, from the coding sequence ATGGCCCCTTTTTTGGCTCGTTGGGCTGGCTTTTCGGCTAACTGGTTTGGACTTTCCGCGGGCTTGCTAACGCTGGCCGGCTGCCACGACGCGGCCCGCCCGGCCGCCGACGAGCGCCGCGTGTTCCGCTACAACCAGCCCGAAGCCCTGTCTTCGCTCGACCCCGCTTTTGCCCGCAACCAGGCCAACTGGTGGGCGGTAAACCAACTCTACAGCGGGCTGGTGGAGTTGGATTCGACCCTGCTGCCGGCCCCGGCGCTAGCCCGGCGCTACAGCATCTCGCCTGATGGGCGGCTTTACACCTTCGTCCTCCGCCGCGGCGTGCGCTTTCACGACAGCGACGTTTTCCCCGGCGGCAAAGGCCGCGAAGTGAAAGCTGCCGACTTCGTCTACTCCTTCAAACGCATCCTGGACGCGGCTACGGCCAGCACCGGCGGCTGGATTTTTCGAGGCAAAATTCTGGAGAAGCCCGATGGCTCGCCCAGCGACACGGCCTTTGTGGCGGCGAATGATTCCACGCTACGCATTCACCTCAAGGAGCCGTTTGTGCCGTTTCTGGGCATTCTGACGATGCCGTATGCCTACGTAGTGCCGCACGAAGCCGTGGAAAAGTATGGCAAGGACTTCCGCGAGCACCCGGTGGGCACGGGCCCGTTCCGCTTCAAACTCTGGGACGAAGGCAACATCCTGCTCTACGAGCGCAACCCGAGCTACTGGCGGCGCGACCAGCAGGGCAAGGCGCTGCCGTATCTGGACGCCGTGGCCATCAGCTTTCTGCCCGACCGTAAGACCGAGTTTCTGACCTTCATGCAGGGCAAGCTCGATTTCCTGTCGGGCATCCGGGCCGGTTCGCGCGACCTGATAATGCACCCGGACGGCAGCATTCGGGAAGATTTCAAGGGCAAGTTCACGGTGCAGAAAGTGCCGTATCTGAACACGGAGTACCTCGGCATTCAGCTCGATTCGGCCAACCTGACCGGCGAACAGGCTGTGCAAGGCCGCGCCCTGCGCGACAAGCGCGTGCGCCAGGCGCTGAACTACGCCCTCAATAAGCCCGAAATGCTGAAATACCTGCTCAACGGTGTGGGCGATGCCGGCACTTCGGGGTTCGTGCCCGCGGCGCTGCCCTCATTCTCGGAGAAGGAGGTGCCCGGCTACAGCTACCAGCCGCAAAAGGCCCGGCAGCTGCTGCGTGCCGCGGGCTACGGCCCCCAGCGGCCCCTGCGCCTGCGCCTCAGCACGGTGCTGGAACGCAAGGAGATAGGCGAGTATTTGCAAAAGCAGTGGGCCGACGTGGGCGTGCAAGTGCAGATTGACATCAACCAGTCGGCCGCGCAGCAGGACCTGGTGGACAACGGCCGGGTGGCCTTCTTCGCCAAAAGCTGGCTGGGCGACTACCCCGACGCCGAAAACTACCTGGCCCTGTTCTACAGCCCCAATTTCAGCCCCGCCGGCCCCGACAAAACCCACTTCAAAAACGCGCAGTACGACCAGCTCTACGACGAAGCCCGCCGCACCCAGGACGTGGCCCGGCGCACGGCGCTCTACCAGGCCATGGACCGCATTGTGGTGGAAGAGTCGCCCGTCATCAGTCTCTATTACGACGAAGTGGTGCGCCTCACGCAGAACAACGTGCGCGGCCTCACGCCCAACCCCATGAACACGCTGCTGCTGGAACGAGTACACAAGGACTGA
- a CDS encoding alpha/beta hydrolase-fold protein, producing the protein MSFFRPSILLLLLALPLPEVVRAQAASAASEAAPLVMGQTFTIASKALGETRRINVYLPAGYAETPAMRLPVLYMPDGGMQEDFLHVAGLVQVSVGNGTMRPFILVGIENTERRRDLTGPTTNEKDKKIAPRVGGSAAYRRFLREELMPAVKQRYRTTAETAIVGESLAGLFVVETLLLEPDLFDSYLAFDPSLWWNNGLMAKEASKLPWFKAKVSQPKAVFLATSRDGDPDVVSQLAKLLTSKPGGSITAYAEAMPQESHATIYHPAALKAFRTVFKPAPSEGK; encoded by the coding sequence ATGAGCTTTTTCCGCCCGTCGATACTATTGTTGCTGCTGGCCCTGCCGCTGCCGGAAGTGGTGCGCGCCCAGGCCGCCAGCGCTGCTTCCGAAGCCGCGCCGCTGGTGATGGGGCAGACGTTTACCATCGCCTCCAAAGCACTGGGGGAAACGCGCCGCATCAACGTGTATTTGCCGGCGGGCTACGCCGAAACACCGGCCATGCGCCTGCCCGTGCTATACATGCCCGATGGCGGCATGCAGGAAGATTTCCTGCACGTAGCTGGCCTGGTGCAGGTGTCGGTGGGCAACGGGACCATGCGGCCATTCATATTGGTGGGCATCGAAAACACCGAGCGGCGCCGCGACCTGACGGGCCCAACCACCAACGAGAAGGATAAGAAAATTGCGCCCCGCGTGGGCGGCTCGGCCGCTTACCGCCGGTTTTTGCGCGAGGAGTTGATGCCGGCCGTGAAGCAGCGCTACCGCACCACGGCCGAAACGGCCATCGTGGGCGAGTCGCTGGCCGGCCTGTTCGTGGTCGAGACGCTGCTCCTGGAGCCGGATTTGTTTGATTCTTATTTAGCCTTCGACCCCAGCCTGTGGTGGAACAACGGCCTGATGGCGAAAGAAGCCAGCAAGCTGCCTTGGTTCAAGGCCAAGGTCAGCCAGCCCAAAGCCGTGTTTCTGGCCACCAGCCGCGACGGCGACCCGGACGTGGTGAGCCAGCTGGCCAAGCTCCTAACCAGCAAACCGGGAGGCAGCATCACCGCCTACGCCGAGGCCATGCCGCAGGAGTCGCACGCCACCATTTACCACCCGGCGGCGCTGAAAGCGTTTCGCACGGTGTTCAAGCCCGCGCCTTCGGAAGGAAAATGA
- a CDS encoding DUF5683 domain-containing protein, which translates to MKKLHHHLAALLVLAGSLLASHSGWAQVFNPNNPANPNDPTGRTPAAILADTTERREAVVTPEAKRSKAAADSAKRTEHMFRAFGYKGIRLTRPGKAALLATILPGAGQIYNRRWWKLPLVYGALGTVVGAEIFWQRRFTEFSDAYDLVTANPKLIGSQSLSPRARLYTRPDGIKSALVYYRGNRDIYYLYIGLAYGLQIVDALVDAHLKDFDVSDDLAVHWQPTLLQVPGHGVLLPFTPGLQVALRVK; encoded by the coding sequence ATGAAGAAGTTGCATCACCACCTCGCGGCCTTGCTGGTTCTGGCCGGCTCGTTGCTTGCCAGCCACAGCGGCTGGGCGCAGGTATTTAACCCGAACAATCCGGCCAACCCCAACGACCCCACGGGGCGCACGCCCGCCGCTATTCTGGCCGACACCACCGAGCGCCGTGAGGCCGTGGTGACGCCCGAAGCCAAGCGGAGCAAGGCCGCGGCCGACTCGGCCAAACGCACGGAGCACATGTTTCGGGCTTTTGGCTACAAGGGCATTCGCCTCACGCGGCCCGGCAAAGCGGCCCTGCTGGCCACCATCCTGCCCGGCGCAGGCCAGATATACAACCGCCGCTGGTGGAAGCTGCCGCTGGTGTACGGGGCCCTGGGCACGGTGGTAGGCGCCGAAATTTTCTGGCAGCGCCGCTTCACGGAGTTTTCCGATGCCTACGACCTGGTGACGGCCAACCCCAAGCTGATAGGCAGCCAAAGTCTTTCGCCCCGGGCGCGGCTATACACCAGGCCCGACGGCATTAAATCGGCGCTGGTGTACTACCGCGGCAACCGCGACATCTACTATCTCTACATCGGCCTGGCTTATGGCCTGCAAATCGTGGACGCGCTGGTCGATGCCCACCTCAAGGATTTTGACGTGAGCGACGACCTGGCCGTGCATTGGCAGCCCACCTTGCTGCAGGTGCCCGGCCATGGCGTACTCCTGCCCTTCACGCCCGGCCTGCAAGTAGCGCTGCGCGTGAAATAG
- a CDS encoding CTP synthase: MPERSNPSPSASAAKYIFVTGGVTSSLGKGIISASLAKLLQARGFRVTIQKFDPYINIDPGTLNPYEHGECYVTDDGAETDLDLGHYERFLNTPTSQANNVTTGRIYDHVIRREREGAFLGKTVQVVPHITDEIKRRMLLLGQNGQFDVVITEIGGCIGDIESLPFVEAVRQLRWELPENDSLVIHLTLLPFLKAAGELKTKPTQHSVRDLREAGLQPDILVCRSEHPIPMEMRRKIALFCNVKINSVIESLDADSIYSVPLLMRKEGLDERVIKRLKLTGGAQQPDLEAWKDFLGKLKNPTEEVTIALVGKYVELPDAYKSINEAFVHAGAQNECKVTVRSIQSDHVTPENIAGLLHGCDGVLVAPGFGERGFEGKIAAVRYVRENNIPFFGICLGMQVAVVEYARHVLGLLDANSTEMDALTPNPVIAMMEEQKNITQKGGTMRLGAYACDLRRGSKAAKAYGRNHISERHRHRYEFNNQYLSQFEESGLQASGTNPETGLVEVIELPNHPWFVAGQFHPELKSTVEQPHPLFVRFVRAAIQHRKG; encoded by the coding sequence ATGCCCGAACGCTCCAACCCCTCCCCCAGCGCGTCGGCGGCGAAATACATTTTCGTTACCGGCGGCGTCACTTCTTCACTCGGCAAAGGAATCATTTCCGCCTCGCTGGCCAAGCTTTTGCAGGCCCGCGGGTTCCGAGTCACCATCCAGAAGTTCGACCCTTACATCAACATCGACCCCGGTACGCTGAACCCGTACGAGCACGGTGAGTGCTACGTGACCGACGACGGCGCCGAAACCGACCTCGACCTCGGCCACTACGAGCGGTTCCTGAACACGCCCACCTCGCAGGCCAACAACGTGACTACGGGCCGCATCTACGACCACGTCATCCGGCGCGAGCGCGAAGGCGCCTTCCTCGGCAAAACCGTGCAGGTGGTGCCCCACATCACCGACGAAATCAAGCGGCGCATGCTGCTGCTGGGCCAAAACGGCCAGTTCGACGTGGTGATTACGGAAATCGGCGGCTGCATCGGCGACATCGAGAGCCTGCCCTTTGTGGAGGCCGTGCGCCAGCTCCGCTGGGAACTGCCCGAGAACGATTCGCTGGTCATTCACCTCACGCTGCTGCCCTTCCTGAAGGCGGCCGGCGAGCTCAAAACCAAGCCCACCCAGCACTCGGTGCGCGACCTGCGCGAAGCCGGCCTGCAGCCCGACATCCTGGTGTGCCGCTCCGAGCACCCGATTCCGATGGAGATGCGGCGCAAAATCGCGCTGTTCTGCAACGTCAAAATCAACTCGGTCATCGAAAGCCTCGATGCCGACAGCATCTACTCCGTGCCGCTGCTCATGCGCAAGGAAGGCTTGGACGAGCGGGTGATTAAGCGCCTGAAACTGACCGGGGGCGCGCAGCAGCCCGATTTGGAAGCCTGGAAAGACTTCCTCGGCAAGCTGAAAAACCCGACCGAGGAGGTGACCATTGCCCTGGTGGGCAAGTACGTAGAGCTGCCCGACGCCTACAAGTCCATCAACGAGGCCTTTGTGCACGCCGGCGCCCAAAACGAGTGCAAGGTGACGGTGCGCAGCATCCAATCCGACCACGTAACGCCCGAAAACATTGCCGGCCTGCTGCACGGCTGCGACGGCGTGCTGGTGGCCCCCGGCTTCGGCGAGCGCGGCTTCGAGGGCAAGATTGCCGCCGTGCGCTACGTGCGGGAAAACAACATTCCGTTCTTCGGCATCTGCCTGGGCATGCAGGTGGCCGTGGTGGAATACGCCCGCCACGTGCTGGGCCTGCTCGACGCCAACTCCACGGAGATGGACGCCCTCACGCCCAACCCCGTCATTGCCATGATGGAGGAGCAGAAAAACATCACCCAAAAAGGCGGCACCATGCGCCTGGGTGCCTACGCCTGCGACCTGCGCCGCGGCTCCAAAGCGGCCAAAGCCTACGGCCGCAACCACATCAGCGAGCGGCACCGCCACCGCTACGAGTTCAACAACCAGTACCTCAGCCAGTTTGAGGAGTCTGGCCTGCAAGCCAGCGGCACCAACCCCGAAACGGGCCTGGTGGAGGTAATTGAGCTGCCCAACCACCCGTGGTTTGTGGCCGGCCAGTTTCACCCCGAGCTGAAAAGCACCGTGGAGCAGCCCCACCCGCTGTTTGTGCGGTTTGTGCGGGCGGCCATCCAACATCGCAAGGGGTAG
- a CDS encoding contact-dependent growth inhibition system immunity protein: MAKTIEQLENDFWGDPTYPSHVVVTSHGLRKKPIDEFGVEDLRFMIGQNIGTQYLMPRALGMLEQTPLVSDYHFPGEVLYSVLKLPDAYWFAHPEHLQRVCKISQQALDRLAALGHEVPEVQKLAIAFLAKHKS, translated from the coding sequence GTGGCTAAGACAATAGAACAGCTAGAAAACGATTTTTGGGGCGACCCAACGTATCCTAGTCACGTCGTTGTCACCAGTCACGGCTTGCGTAAAAAGCCAATTGATGAGTTTGGCGTTGAAGACTTGCGCTTCATGATTGGCCAAAATATCGGGACGCAATACCTGATGCCCCGGGCGTTGGGCATGCTTGAGCAAACTCCGCTGGTATCAGATTATCATTTCCCGGGCGAGGTATTGTATTCCGTGCTGAAACTGCCCGACGCATATTGGTTTGCTCATCCTGAGCATTTGCAGCGAGTTTGCAAAATCTCACAACAAGCATTGGATAGGCTTGCTGCTCTCGGTCATGAAGTGCCTGAAGTACAGAAGTTGGCTATTGCATTTCTTGCAAAACACAAGAGCTAG
- the dapB gene encoding 4-hydroxy-tetrahydrodipicolinate reductase, translating to MKILLIGYGKMGQTIGALAQQRGHEIAGIVDLHASQASITDFTPATADVAIEFTHPDSAFANVQACLRQGLPVVCGSTGWLHHFEEAKALTEEVQGSLFYASNYSVGVNLFFHFNEYIAAKMNQFGGYDVAVREIHHTHKIDQPSGTALTTAEGIMRHFPAKTTWRNAPAEAPAELAVISERAGEAVGTHIVTYTSDVDTLELKHEAHSREGFALGALLAAEWLPGRQGVFGMKELLDL from the coding sequence ATGAAAATTCTCCTTATCGGCTACGGCAAAATGGGCCAGACCATTGGCGCGCTGGCTCAGCAACGCGGCCACGAAATTGCCGGCATTGTGGACCTCCACGCCAGCCAGGCCAGCATCACCGACTTCACACCTGCCACCGCCGACGTGGCCATTGAGTTCACCCACCCCGATTCGGCTTTTGCCAACGTGCAGGCCTGCCTGCGCCAAGGCTTGCCGGTGGTGTGCGGCTCCACGGGCTGGCTGCATCACTTCGAGGAGGCCAAAGCGCTGACCGAAGAAGTGCAGGGCAGCCTGTTCTACGCCTCCAACTACAGCGTGGGCGTGAACCTGTTTTTCCACTTCAACGAGTACATCGCAGCCAAAATGAACCAGTTTGGCGGCTACGACGTGGCGGTGCGCGAAATCCACCACACCCACAAAATCGACCAGCCCAGCGGCACGGCCCTCACCACGGCCGAGGGCATCATGCGCCACTTTCCGGCCAAAACCACCTGGCGCAACGCCCCCGCCGAAGCGCCAGCCGAGCTGGCCGTCATCAGCGAGCGCGCCGGCGAGGCGGTGGGCACGCACATCGTCACCTACACGTCGGACGTCGACACGCTGGAGCTCAAGCACGAGGCCCACAGCCGCGAAGGCTTTGCCCTGGGTGCTCTGCTGGCGGCCGAGTGGCTGCCCGGCCGCCAGGGCGTGTTCGGAATGAAAGAGCTGCTGGATTTGTAG
- a CDS encoding AAA family ATPase encodes MGKIIAVANQKGGVGKTTTSINLAASLAALDYRTLLVDADPQANATSGVGYDPKDIQNSIYECMVDGINAQDIILPTNILPHLDLMPSHIDLVGAEVEMINLPNREEKMKEALRPLAEQYDYIIIDCSPSLGLITVNALTAAHSVIIPVQCEYFALEGLGKLLNTIKIIQSRLNTDLEIEGILLTMYDVRLRLSNQVVEEVRMHFQQLAFDTIIPRNVKLSESPSFGIPVILHDAESKGSISYLNLAREIVEKNSVEATEETAEDERI; translated from the coding sequence ATGGGAAAAATCATTGCGGTAGCCAATCAAAAAGGCGGGGTGGGCAAAACCACCACCTCCATTAACCTCGCGGCGTCCCTGGCCGCCCTGGACTACCGGACCCTGCTCGTCGACGCCGACCCCCAGGCCAACGCCACTTCCGGCGTGGGCTACGACCCCAAGGACATCCAGAACAGCATCTACGAATGCATGGTGGACGGCATCAACGCCCAGGACATCATCCTGCCCACCAACATCCTGCCCCACCTCGACCTCATGCCCTCCCACATCGACCTGGTGGGCGCCGAGGTGGAGATGATAAACCTGCCCAACCGCGAAGAAAAAATGAAGGAGGCCCTGCGCCCCCTCGCCGAGCAGTACGACTACATCATCATCGACTGCTCGCCCTCGCTGGGCCTCATCACGGTCAACGCCCTTACCGCCGCGCACTCGGTCATCATCCCGGTGCAGTGTGAATATTTCGCCCTCGAAGGCCTGGGCAAGCTCCTGAATACCATCAAAATCATTCAGAGCCGCCTCAACACCGACCTGGAAATCGAAGGCATTCTGCTCACGATGTACGACGTGCGCCTGCGCCTGAGCAACCAGGTGGTGGAAGAAGTACGCATGCACTTTCAGCAGCTGGCATTCGACACCATCATCCCGCGCAACGTGAAGCTGAGCGAGTCGCCCAGCTTCGGCATCCCCGTCATTCTGCACGACGCCGAAAGCAAAGGCTCCATCAGCTACCTCAACCTGGCCCGCGAAATTGTGGAGAAAAACAGCGTGGAAGCCACCGAAGAAACGGCTGAGGACGAGCGGATTTAG
- a CDS encoding DUF6438 domain-containing protein gives MRHFALLLLLFAFGLTLPACAQKATTKTQKVKIKKGKSSQKPVAATKPAAEETPVITFERTPCFGTCPAFTMQVFADGRVLYEGRHGVPFVGKKELKISPAAVTDLLRQAKESHFDQFAAQYTQHTTDLPSTVIGVKQANGQLKVVRVEEGEPENVRQLVTYFGHQLDPLVQTTAADR, from the coding sequence ATGCGCCATTTCGCCCTGTTGCTCCTGCTGTTTGCGTTCGGCCTCACGCTGCCCGCCTGTGCCCAAAAGGCCACTACCAAAACCCAAAAGGTGAAAATTAAAAAAGGCAAAAGCAGCCAAAAACCCGTTGCCGCCACCAAGCCCGCCGCGGAGGAAACTCCGGTCATCACCTTCGAGCGGACGCCCTGCTTTGGCACCTGCCCGGCCTTTACCATGCAGGTTTTTGCCGATGGGCGCGTGCTGTATGAAGGGCGTCACGGCGTGCCGTTCGTGGGCAAAAAAGAGCTGAAAATCTCTCCCGCGGCCGTAACCGACCTGCTGCGCCAGGCCAAGGAATCGCATTTCGACCAGTTTGCGGCACAGTACACCCAGCACACCACCGACCTGCCCAGCACCGTCATCGGCGTGAAGCAGGCCAACGGCCAGCTGAAAGTGGTGCGCGTGGAAGAAGGCGAACCCGAAAACGTGCGGCAGCTCGTCACCTACTTCGGCCATCAGCTCGACCCGCTGGTGCAGACCACCGCGGCTGATAGATAG
- a CDS encoding ParB/RepB/Spo0J family partition protein codes for MAQERNEEKLQAALAAAAAVKRKSGLGRGLNALIEGSYEKKGDRPGSGDRLVSHPVNSVGFISVEHIEANPYQPRTHFDQQALQELADSIKIQGIIQPVTLRQLGTNSYQLISGERRLQASKLAGLETIPAYIRKADDQQMLEMALIENIQRENLNAIEIALSYQRLLSECNLRQEELGDRVGKNRSTVTNYLRLLKLPPDVQIGLRDAAISMGHARALIGLDDPKAQVELYRKIVAEELSVRRVEELVRNGFGRPAPASENGAANAAPAQPAVPAAELRRTERHLTDRFGSRVQVRPGPKGNGEIKIAFDSIEDMQRILHILHPS; via the coding sequence ATGGCTCAAGAGAGAAACGAAGAGAAGTTGCAAGCTGCTTTGGCCGCCGCCGCCGCGGTGAAACGCAAAAGCGGCCTGGGCCGCGGCCTCAATGCCCTCATTGAAGGCAGCTACGAGAAAAAGGGCGACCGGCCCGGCTCTGGCGACCGGTTGGTGTCGCACCCCGTCAATTCGGTGGGCTTCATCTCGGTGGAGCACATCGAGGCCAACCCCTACCAGCCCCGCACCCACTTCGACCAGCAAGCCCTCCAGGAACTGGCCGACAGCATCAAAATCCAGGGCATCATCCAGCCCGTGACCCTGCGCCAGCTCGGCACCAACTCCTACCAGCTCATCTCGGGCGAGCGCCGCTTGCAGGCCTCCAAGCTGGCCGGCCTGGAAACCATTCCCGCCTACATCCGCAAGGCCGACGACCAGCAGATGCTGGAAATGGCCTTGATTGAAAACATTCAGCGCGAAAACCTGAATGCCATCGAAATCGCCCTCAGCTACCAGCGCCTGCTGAGCGAGTGCAACCTGCGCCAGGAAGAGCTGGGCGACCGGGTGGGCAAAAACCGCTCGACCGTAACGAACTACCTCCGCCTGCTCAAGCTGCCGCCCGACGTGCAGATTGGCCTGCGCGACGCCGCCATCAGCATGGGCCACGCCCGCGCCCTCATCGGCCTCGACGACCCCAAAGCCCAAGTGGAGCTCTACCGCAAGATTGTGGCCGAGGAGCTGTCTGTGCGCCGCGTGGAGGAGCTGGTGCGCAACGGCTTCGGACGCCCTGCGCCGGCCAGCGAGAACGGCGCGGCCAATGCTGCCCCCGCCCAACCCGCGGTGCCCGCCGCCGAGCTGCGGCGCACCGAGCGCCACCTCACCGACCGGTTTGGCTCGCGGGTGCAGGTGCGCCCCGGCCCCAAAGGCAACGGCGAAATCAAAATCGCCTTCGACTCGATTGAGGACATGCAGCGCATCCTGCACATCCTGCACCCATCGTAA
- the yidC gene encoding membrane protein insertase YidC produces MDRNSATGLFLISALLLVYLFFFSPKKDEKAAGKTPPATTAAAQAPAAAPTTAALAPEAALDTTAGPAQDLHLTNANLDVTLSTRGGRVTAVRLLKYKTFFGQPLDLFDAKSARMDTRFRTVDGKTIKFSDLNFQGTPSQANGASVLTFTAPVAGGQIVQTYSLPANSFEVKYDLRLVGLERTVAQEPLTFSFVDQVRQTEQDLKQNRNHTTINHYLAAGDQGALAEASEKPEEFKASGPVKWAAHKHDFFVAGLIADQQPFAGGAFNSNVDLADSSTIKTLSSTLTIPVAEVEQGRGQYRFYFGPNAFNTLKEVAPEFDRNVYLGWGLFRWVNRFVVLPVFHFLEQYISSYGIIILLLVVLIKLVTWPLTYKTYESQARMKVLKPELDELKAKYGDDQTKVQQETMKLYQTFGVSPLSGCVPTLLTLPILFAMFQFFPNAIELRQQTFLWAKDLSSYDVFVKLPFYVKWYGDHVSMFTLLMTASTLVMTWQSNQMNTAMQGPMKTYSYLMPIIFLFVLNSFAAGLTWYYFVSNVITFAQQAITRGLVDDTKIRAQLEANKIKNKDKKPSGLQGRIAEAMKAAQEREAQAKRKS; encoded by the coding sequence ATGGATAGAAATTCAGCAACCGGCCTTTTCCTGATTTCGGCCTTGCTCCTCGTGTACCTGTTCTTCTTCAGCCCGAAGAAGGACGAGAAAGCCGCTGGCAAGACGCCGCCGGCCACTACTGCCGCCGCGCAGGCTCCTGCCGCTGCTCCCACCACGGCCGCTTTGGCCCCGGAAGCGGCCCTCGACACCACCGCCGGCCCGGCCCAGGACCTGCACCTGACCAACGCCAACCTCGACGTGACGCTCTCGACGCGCGGCGGCCGCGTGACGGCCGTGCGCCTGCTGAAGTACAAGACCTTCTTTGGCCAGCCGCTCGACCTGTTCGACGCGAAAAGCGCCCGCATGGACACCCGCTTCCGCACCGTGGACGGCAAAACCATCAAGTTTTCGGACCTGAATTTCCAGGGCACGCCCTCGCAGGCCAACGGCGCCTCGGTGCTCACGTTCACGGCGCCCGTGGCCGGGGGGCAGATTGTGCAGACCTACTCGCTGCCCGCCAACAGCTTTGAAGTGAAGTACGACCTGCGCCTGGTGGGCCTGGAGCGCACCGTGGCCCAGGAGCCGCTCACCTTCTCGTTTGTGGACCAGGTGCGTCAGACCGAGCAGGACCTGAAGCAGAACCGCAACCACACCACCATCAACCACTACCTGGCCGCCGGCGACCAGGGCGCCCTGGCCGAAGCCAGCGAGAAGCCCGAGGAGTTCAAGGCCAGCGGCCCGGTGAAATGGGCGGCGCACAAGCACGACTTCTTCGTGGCCGGCCTCATCGCCGACCAGCAGCCCTTTGCGGGCGGCGCGTTCAATTCGAACGTGGACCTGGCCGATTCCAGCACCATCAAAACCCTGAGCAGCACCCTCACCATTCCGGTGGCTGAGGTGGAGCAGGGCCGTGGCCAGTACCGCTTCTACTTCGGCCCGAACGCCTTCAACACGTTGAAAGAAGTGGCGCCGGAGTTTGACCGCAACGTGTACCTGGGCTGGGGCTTGTTCCGCTGGGTAAACCGCTTTGTGGTGCTGCCCGTGTTCCACTTCCTGGAGCAGTACATCAGCTCCTACGGCATCATCATTCTGCTACTGGTGGTGCTCATTAAGCTGGTGACGTGGCCCCTGACCTACAAAACCTACGAAAGTCAGGCCCGCATGAAAGTGCTGAAGCCTGAGCTCGACGAGCTGAAAGCCAAGTACGGCGACGACCAAACCAAGGTGCAGCAGGAGACCATGAAGCTGTATCAGACCTTCGGCGTGAGCCCGCTGAGCGGCTGCGTGCCCACGCTGCTCACGCTGCCCATCCTGTTCGCCATGTTCCAGTTCTTCCCCAACGCCATCGAGCTGCGCCAGCAAACCTTCTTGTGGGCCAAGGACCTGAGCAGCTACGACGTGTTTGTGAAGCTGCCCTTCTACGTGAAGTGGTACGGCGACCACGTGTCGATGTTCACGCTGCTCATGACGGCCTCTACGCTGGTGATGACCTGGCAGAGCAACCAGATGAACACGGCCATGCAGGGCCCGATGAAGACGTACAGCTACCTGATGCCCATCATCTTTCTGTTCGTGCTGAACAGCTTTGCGGCCGGCCTCACCTGGTACTATTTCGTGTCGAACGTCATCACCTTCGCCCAGCAAGCCATCACCCGCGGCTTGGTCGATGACACCAAGATTCGCGCCCAGCTCGAAGCCAACAAAATCAAGAACAAGGACAAGAAGCCCAGCGGCCTGCAGGGCCGCATTGCCGAAGCCATGAAAGCCGCGCAGGAGCGCGAAGCCCAGGCCAAGCGCAAGTCGTAA